The proteins below come from a single Gordonia pseudamarae genomic window:
- a CDS encoding molybdenum cofactor biosynthesis protein MoaE, which produces MIPIRTAVCEDPICQREHEDHVTALSGGAAGAIVGFGGIVRHHDGDHDDVVALSYSAHPSAPGVLDRVVAEVTAGAGDGVRAVAVSHRVGDLGVGDVAFVVAVAADHRGEAFTLCAGLVDEVKARLPVWKHQRFADGTDEWVGSA; this is translated from the coding sequence TTGATCCCGATCCGCACCGCGGTGTGTGAGGACCCCATCTGCCAGCGCGAACACGAGGACCACGTGACCGCGCTGTCCGGCGGTGCGGCCGGTGCGATCGTCGGATTCGGCGGCATCGTCCGCCACCACGACGGCGATCACGACGACGTGGTCGCGCTGTCGTATTCGGCGCACCCCAGCGCGCCGGGCGTCCTCGACCGGGTCGTCGCTGAGGTGACCGCCGGTGCGGGCGACGGCGTCCGGGCGGTGGCGGTGTCCCATCGCGTCGGAGACCTGGGTGTCGGCGACGTCGCCTTCGTGGTGGCCGTGGCCGCCGACCATCGGGGCGAGGCCTTCACGCTGTGCGCCGGGCTCGTCGACGAGGTGAAGGCGCGACTGCCGGTATGGAAGCATCAGCGCTTTGCCGACGGCACGGATGAATGGGTCGGCTCCGCCTGA
- a CDS encoding flavin reductase family protein, with translation MTHTPYLTTLSPAADSDVLRRAFSCFPSGVVAVCARIGDELVGMAASAFTTVSLEPPLVSLCVQNTSTTWPRLRGVSEVGVSVFAGDQSALCRQLAGPAHLRFAAIEPLHTEAGAVFVPGAAASLSCSLYNEIPAGDHTLVLLRINQLDADPAVEPLVFHASGFRTLVSRAAVDAPSGP, from the coding sequence ATGACACACACCCCGTACCTGACCACCCTGTCCCCCGCCGCCGACTCCGATGTCCTGCGGCGCGCGTTCAGTTGCTTCCCGTCCGGTGTCGTCGCCGTCTGCGCCCGGATCGGCGACGAACTGGTCGGCATGGCCGCGAGCGCATTCACCACCGTGTCGCTCGAACCGCCGCTGGTCTCGCTGTGCGTGCAGAACACCTCCACCACCTGGCCACGGCTGCGCGGTGTGTCCGAGGTGGGCGTGAGCGTGTTCGCCGGTGATCAGTCGGCGCTGTGCCGCCAGCTCGCCGGCCCGGCGCACCTGCGTTTCGCCGCGATCGAACCGTTGCACACCGAGGCCGGGGCGGTGTTCGTGCCGGGTGCGGCGGCGAGCCTGTCATGCTCGCTCTACAACGAGATCCCGGCCGGCGATCACACGCTGGTTCTGCTGCGAATCAACCAGCTCGACGCCGACCCGGCGGTCGAACCGCTCGTCTTCCACGCCAGTGGTTTCCGCACTCTGGTCTCGCGGGCGGCCGTCGATGCGCCGTCCGGGCCCTAG
- a CDS encoding DUF2771 family protein, producing the protein MTFGQLRSGERKALVIFVVVVVAFVSVVGGTVALLTDGFAGHDEDDHPPKVALAVGGTLTRIEPARWCSVDLSDCSPARMEDMKVPRVPVEVGESVVLSVPASIAERPWNIVAEYLTPHGSARDGGIRTSGSTYTMVLHSRPDYILTTIEIQLPSIRLDADGVPVARAIIAADTRPREKTGTDKAGSDHSD; encoded by the coding sequence GTGACATTCGGACAGCTGCGCAGCGGCGAACGCAAAGCACTGGTGATCTTCGTCGTCGTGGTCGTGGCCTTCGTGTCGGTGGTCGGCGGCACCGTAGCCCTGCTCACCGACGGTTTCGCCGGGCACGACGAGGACGATCACCCACCGAAGGTGGCACTGGCCGTCGGCGGCACGCTGACCCGCATCGAACCGGCACGCTGGTGTTCGGTCGACCTGAGCGACTGCTCCCCGGCCCGCATGGAGGACATGAAAGTGCCGCGGGTGCCGGTCGAGGTCGGTGAATCGGTGGTGCTGTCGGTACCGGCGTCGATCGCCGAACGCCCGTGGAACATCGTCGCCGAATACCTCACCCCGCACGGTTCGGCCCGCGACGGCGGCATCCGCACCTCGGGCAGCACGTACACGATGGTGCTGCACTCACGGCCCGACTACATCCTCACCACGATCGAGATCCAGCTGCCCTCGATCCGTCTGGACGCCGACGGTGTGCCGGTGGCCCGCGCCATCATCGCCGCCGACACCCGGCCCCGGGAAAAGACCGGAACCGACAAGGCGGGCAGCGACCACTCCGACTAG
- the moaC gene encoding cyclic pyranopterin monophosphate synthase MoaC: MPRLSHIDGSGTARMVDVGDKATTRRRAVAGGTFRTTAEVISLLVDGELPKGDVLATARIAGIMAAKRTDSLIPLCHQLSLSSVDVEFTIDTDCIAVTATVSTSGQTGVEMEALTAVAVAGLTLHDMVKAVDRSARMDNIRLVSKTGGKSGDWFRDGSL; this comes from the coding sequence ATGCCCCGCCTGTCACATATCGACGGGTCGGGTACCGCCCGCATGGTCGACGTCGGCGACAAGGCGACAACGCGCCGGCGCGCGGTGGCCGGTGGCACGTTCCGCACCACCGCGGAGGTCATCTCCCTGCTCGTCGACGGCGAACTGCCCAAAGGCGATGTGCTGGCGACGGCCCGGATCGCCGGGATCATGGCCGCCAAGCGCACCGACTCGCTGATTCCGTTGTGCCATCAGCTGTCCCTGTCGTCCGTCGACGTCGAGTTCACCATCGACACCGACTGCATCGCGGTTACCGCGACGGTGTCGACGTCGGGGCAGACGGGGGTGGAGATGGAGGCGCTGACCGCGGTGGCGGTCGCCGGACTCACCCTGCACGACATGGTCAAAGCGGTCGACCGATCCGCCCGGATGGACAACATTCGGCTTGTGTCGAAAACGGGGGGCAAGTCGGGGGACTGGTTCCGCGACGGCTCCTTGTAG
- the moaA gene encoding GTP 3',8-cyclase MoaA: MSITPLGLPMRRRPPVSAAPAHVTGAGLIDRYGRVVRDLRVSVTDRCNLRCTYCMPADGLDWLPGDAVLTADEFVRVITVAVRDLGVRGVRFTGGEPLLRRDLETIVSGVAAMRPRPEITLTTNGLGLGHRADGLVAAGLDRINVSLDTVDADRFAQVTRRSRLSDVVGGLAAARRAGIGTIKVNAVIPDRSDLARLPQLARFCLIHGYQLRVIEQMPLDAGHRWDRSQMVTADDILRTLRGEFGLLDDERPRGSAPADTWVVEGWRAADGGPARIGVIASITRPFCGDCDRTRLTADGMVRNCLFANTETDLRSVLRGGGTAREVDAAIAAAWRGNAWAKASGHGVNDPDFHQPERPMSAIGG, translated from the coding sequence ATGTCCATCACCCCGCTCGGACTGCCGATGCGCCGCCGACCCCCGGTGAGCGCGGCACCGGCGCACGTGACCGGCGCGGGGCTGATCGACAGGTACGGGCGGGTGGTGCGCGACCTGCGCGTGTCGGTGACCGACAGGTGCAATCTGCGGTGCACGTACTGCATGCCCGCCGACGGGCTCGACTGGCTGCCCGGCGACGCGGTGCTCACGGCCGACGAGTTCGTCCGGGTGATCACCGTCGCCGTCCGCGACCTCGGGGTCCGCGGTGTCCGCTTCACCGGGGGCGAGCCGCTGCTGCGCCGCGACCTGGAAACGATCGTCTCCGGTGTCGCCGCGATGCGCCCGCGCCCGGAGATCACACTGACCACCAACGGCCTCGGCCTCGGGCACCGCGCCGACGGCCTCGTCGCAGCCGGCCTGGACCGGATCAATGTGTCGCTCGACACCGTCGACGCCGACAGGTTCGCCCAGGTCACCCGGCGCTCGCGGCTGTCGGACGTCGTCGGCGGACTCGCCGCCGCCCGGCGGGCGGGAATCGGCACCATCAAGGTCAACGCGGTCATCCCGGATCGCTCGGACCTGGCGCGGTTGCCGCAGTTGGCCCGGTTCTGCCTCATCCACGGCTATCAGCTGCGGGTCATCGAACAGATGCCGCTCGACGCCGGCCACCGCTGGGACAGGTCGCAGATGGTGACCGCCGACGACATCCTGCGTACATTGCGCGGCGAGTTCGGTCTGCTCGACGACGAGCGGCCACGCGGCAGTGCCCCGGCCGACACGTGGGTGGTCGAGGGTTGGCGGGCGGCCGACGGCGGCCCGGCCCGGATCGGGGTGATCGCCTCGATCACCCGGCCGTTCTGCGGCGATTGCGACCGCACCCGACTGACGGCGGACGGGATGGTGCGCAACTGCCTGTTCGCGAACACCGAGACCGATCTGCGGTCGGTGTTGCGCGGGGGCGGTACCGCACGTGAGGTCGACGCCGCGATCGCCGCCGCGTGGCGGGGCAACGCGTGGGCCAAAGCGAGCGGCCACGGCGTCAACGATCCGGACTTCCACCAGCCCGAGCGACCGATGTCGGCGATCGGCGGCTGA
- a CDS encoding cold-shock protein, whose translation MPTGKVKWYDADKGFGFLSQESGEDVYVRAEALPDGVEALKPGQKVEFGMAAGRRGPQALAVTILDPAPSVARNTREAARNQARKEAKRHTPDELHGMVADLITLLEAKVQPDLRKGRYPDRKTAQRISEVVRAVARELEA comes from the coding sequence GTGCCTACCGGCAAGGTCAAATGGTACGACGCGGACAAGGGCTTCGGCTTCCTGTCGCAGGAGAGCGGCGAAGACGTCTACGTTCGCGCTGAGGCGCTCCCGGACGGGGTCGAGGCCCTCAAACCCGGGCAGAAGGTGGAGTTCGGGATGGCCGCGGGCCGCCGCGGTCCGCAGGCGCTGGCCGTCACCATTCTCGATCCCGCGCCCAGTGTCGCCCGCAACACCCGCGAGGCCGCCCGCAATCAGGCCCGCAAAGAGGCCAAGCGACACACCCCCGATGAACTGCACGGCATGGTCGCCGACCTGATCACCCTGCTGGAGGCCAAGGTACAGCCCGATCTGCGCAAGGGCCGGTACCCGGACCGCAAGACCGCGCAGCGCATCTCCGAGGTCGTGCGGGCCGTGGCCCGCGAACTCGAGGCCTGA
- a CDS encoding MogA/MoaB family molybdenum cofactor biosynthesis protein: MSAHTGQSRRLAHVVVASTRASQGRYRDKTGPLIEEWLTERGFDVVERTVVADGEPVGGAIRTAIFEQADLVVTTGGTGLSPTDRTPEQTRALLDAEIPGLADAIRAAGTPQVPTAMLSRAVAGIAGRTLVVNLPGSTGGVRDGLAVLATVLDHALDQIAGGDH, translated from the coding sequence ATGAGCGCACATACCGGACAGTCCCGCCGCCTCGCACACGTGGTGGTCGCCTCCACCCGCGCCAGCCAGGGCCGCTACCGCGACAAGACCGGACCCCTCATCGAGGAATGGCTCACCGAACGCGGCTTCGACGTGGTCGAACGCACGGTCGTCGCCGACGGCGAGCCCGTCGGCGGGGCGATCCGCACCGCGATCTTCGAGCAGGCCGATCTGGTGGTCACCACCGGGGGGACCGGCCTGTCACCCACCGACCGCACCCCCGAACAGACGCGTGCGCTGCTCGACGCCGAGATCCCCGGTCTCGCTGACGCCATCCGGGCCGCCGGGACGCCGCAGGTCCCCACGGCTATGCTCTCGCGCGCGGTCGCGGGTATCGCCGGCCGCACTCTGGTGGTGAACCTGCCCGGCTCGACCGGCGGGGTGCGCGACGGACTGGCTGTACTGGCCACCGTCCTGGACCACGCGCTCGACCAGATCGCCGGAGGCGACCATTGA
- a CDS encoding transglycosylase family protein, with product MSGRHRKQTNSTASRTVAKVALTGAVLGGGAALLGTGSANAATDSEWDQVAQCESTGNWSIDTGNGYHGGLQFSPSTWSGYGGGQFAPTANQATREQQIVVAERVLAGQGPGAWPVCGTVLSGPTPRSAPESTTITPAAPKITVPEAPEQVKQITDTFAKSTTDVEKRLDDALQSLNVHPDLTKMWAAAKKTGFELTPEQIALFNQYENQLPK from the coding sequence ATGTCCGGACGTCATCGCAAGCAGACAAACAGTACCGCAAGCAGGACAGTTGCCAAGGTCGCCCTCACCGGCGCCGTCCTCGGCGGCGGAGCAGCCCTGCTGGGGACCGGGTCGGCCAACGCCGCCACCGATTCCGAGTGGGACCAGGTGGCTCAGTGTGAGTCCACCGGCAACTGGTCCATCGATACCGGTAACGGCTACCACGGCGGCCTGCAGTTCAGCCCCAGCACCTGGTCCGGCTACGGAGGCGGCCAGTTCGCCCCGACCGCCAACCAAGCCACCCGCGAGCAGCAGATCGTCGTCGCCGAGCGTGTGCTCGCCGGCCAGGGCCCCGGCGCCTGGCCGGTCTGCGGAACCGTTCTGTCCGGCCCCACCCCGCGCAGCGCTCCGGAGTCCACCACGATCACGCCGGCCGCGCCCAAGATCACGGTCCCCGAGGCACCCGAGCAGGTCAAGCAGATCACCGATACGTTCGCCAAGAGCACCACCGACGTGGAAAAGCGCCTCGACGACGCCCTCCAGTCGCTGAACGTGCACCCCGATCTCACCAAGATGTGGGCCGCGGCCAAGAAGACCGGCTTCGAACTCACCCCCGAGCAGATCGCCCTGTTCAACCAATACGAGAACCAGCTGCCCAAGTAG
- a CDS encoding RtcB family protein: MSTTFPVPLSGAAASTLLWADEESIEHDARNQLRRVSNLPWVHGVRVMPDVHVGKGATVGSVIAMRDAVCPAAVGVDIGCGMSAVRTDLTAADLPDDLSGIRSAIEAVVPVGFRSHERPVNVRTLRVGRGWDAFWGRFTDLHHGVRQLDMRAGKQLGTLGGGNHFIEVCLDDEDAVWIMLHSGSRNIGKELAERHMSIAAKLPHNAALPDRDLAVFLTGTPEMDAYRHDLDWAQEYAARNRQVMLTLVCNAVRAGFPTRTVRFDDPISCHHNYVATETIDGLELLVTRKGAIRAGAGDLGLIPGSMGTGSYVVRGLGSEQSFFSASHGAGRRMSRSKARKLFTADDLIAQTRGVESRKDPGVVDEIPAAYKDIDEVIAAQTDLVEVVAHLRQVVCVKG; encoded by the coding sequence ATGAGTACCACCTTTCCGGTCCCCCTGTCCGGCGCCGCCGCGTCCACCCTGCTCTGGGCGGACGAGGAGTCGATCGAGCACGATGCCCGCAATCAGCTCCGCCGCGTGTCGAATCTGCCATGGGTCCACGGGGTTAGGGTGATGCCCGATGTCCACGTCGGCAAGGGCGCGACCGTCGGTTCGGTGATCGCGATGCGCGATGCCGTGTGCCCGGCGGCCGTCGGTGTCGACATCGGCTGCGGAATGTCGGCGGTGCGCACCGATCTCACCGCCGCCGATCTGCCCGACGACCTGTCGGGCATCCGGTCGGCGATCGAGGCCGTCGTGCCGGTCGGTTTCCGCTCCCACGAGCGGCCGGTGAACGTGCGAACCCTGCGCGTCGGCCGCGGCTGGGATGCCTTCTGGGGCCGCTTCACCGACCTCCATCACGGTGTGCGGCAACTCGATATGCGAGCCGGAAAGCAACTCGGCACCCTCGGCGGCGGCAATCACTTCATCGAGGTGTGCCTCGATGACGAGGACGCGGTGTGGATCATGCTGCATTCCGGGTCGCGCAACATCGGCAAGGAACTGGCCGAACGGCATATGTCGATCGCCGCGAAGCTGCCGCACAACGCCGCGCTGCCGGACCGGGATCTGGCGGTGTTCCTCACCGGGACACCGGAGATGGACGCCTATCGGCACGACCTCGACTGGGCGCAGGAGTACGCCGCCCGCAACCGGCAGGTGATGCTGACCCTGGTCTGCAACGCGGTACGCGCCGGCTTCCCCACCCGCACGGTACGTTTCGATGATCCGATCAGTTGCCACCACAACTATGTGGCGACCGAGACGATCGACGGCCTGGAACTGCTGGTGACCCGCAAGGGCGCCATCCGGGCGGGTGCGGGCGATCTGGGACTGATCCCCGGGTCGATGGGTACCGGGTCGTACGTGGTGCGGGGCCTGGGCAGCGAACAGTCGTTCTTCTCCGCATCGCACGGTGCGGGCCGGAGGATGAGCCGGTCCAAGGCACGCAAGCTGTTCACCGCCGACGACCTGATCGCCCAGACCCGGGGCGTGGAGTCCCGCAAGGACCCCGGTGTCGTCGACGAGATACCGGCGGCCTACAAGGACATCGACGAGGTCATCGCCGCCCAGACCGACCTCGTCGAGGTTGTCGCGCACCTGCGTCAGGTGGTGTGTGTGAAGGGCTGA
- a CDS encoding MoaD/ThiS family protein yields the protein MRVTVRFFAAARAAAGTESAIADIDPAITLGELEALLAQGDAELLRVLDRCSYLRDEIAFCDRTARVGECTTIDVLPPFAGG from the coding sequence ATGCGGGTGACGGTGCGGTTCTTCGCGGCCGCACGGGCGGCGGCGGGCACCGAGTCGGCGATCGCCGACATCGACCCGGCGATCACGCTCGGCGAGTTGGAGGCCCTGCTCGCCCAGGGCGATGCCGAGCTGCTCCGGGTGCTGGACCGTTGCTCGTACCTGCGCGATGAGATCGCGTTCTGCGATCGCACCGCCCGGGTCGGCGAGTGCACGACGATCGATGTGCTGCCGCCGTTTGCCGGCGGCTGA
- a CDS encoding cation:proton antiporter — MTGPTFDLLLDVGAAWFVIILAAQVLGWLAPKIGQPAVVGEMAAGVILGPSLLGWVWPAAGEHLFTAEVKEVLFVIAMVGLSLYMFVVGVEHEHEPESRKEATFPIAVALAGIIIPLMVGAGAAAIIAGEYKPDDVGFWVFILFVGGSLTVTAFPMLARILQQQRMMHTRFGGVATRAAAIDDALAWCLLAVLSGIATKGSASGVIETVLPAIAFALVCYWALPLIFRKVMERAVADNEISDGLFGALLLTVLGAGWFTDYIGIYSVFGGFVVGMTLPSVPGFADLLKDRLLQTVRCLMLPVFFAYSGLNTDLTTLSGSVLLVLALMLVVAFGSKTIASMGVARAYGWSWGQSTALSALMNARGLMILIFINIGLSLGVIEQRLFSVLVVVAVLTTAMAMPIYRRYYTPEREEAERVAATRTRVAAPPGSPPIAPADHTGGDRPESPHTDTAATNLPSAHR; from the coding sequence ATGACCGGGCCCACTTTCGATCTCCTGCTCGACGTCGGGGCCGCCTGGTTCGTGATCATCCTGGCCGCGCAGGTCCTGGGCTGGTTGGCGCCCAAGATCGGACAGCCCGCGGTGGTCGGCGAGATGGCCGCCGGTGTGATTCTCGGGCCCAGCCTGCTCGGCTGGGTGTGGCCCGCCGCCGGTGAGCATCTGTTCACCGCCGAGGTCAAAGAGGTGCTCTTCGTCATCGCGATGGTCGGCCTGAGCCTGTACATGTTCGTGGTCGGCGTCGAGCATGAACACGAGCCCGAATCCCGCAAGGAGGCCACCTTCCCGATCGCGGTGGCGCTCGCCGGAATCATCATCCCGCTGATGGTCGGCGCGGGTGCGGCGGCGATCATCGCCGGCGAGTACAAACCCGACGATGTCGGCTTCTGGGTGTTCATCCTGTTCGTCGGCGGTTCACTGACGGTGACGGCGTTCCCGATGCTCGCCCGCATTCTGCAGCAGCAGCGGATGATGCACACCAGGTTCGGCGGTGTCGCCACCAGGGCGGCGGCGATCGACGACGCCCTGGCCTGGTGCCTGCTCGCCGTACTGAGCGGTATCGCCACCAAGGGCTCGGCATCGGGCGTGATCGAGACGGTTCTCCCGGCAATCGCCTTCGCACTTGTCTGCTACTGGGCGCTGCCGCTGATCTTCCGCAAGGTGATGGAACGTGCCGTCGCCGACAACGAGATCAGCGACGGCCTGTTCGGCGCGCTTCTGCTGACCGTGCTCGGCGCGGGCTGGTTCACCGACTACATCGGGATCTACTCGGTGTTCGGCGGTTTCGTGGTGGGCATGACCCTACCGTCGGTGCCCGGCTTCGCCGACCTGCTCAAGGACCGGCTGCTGCAAACCGTGCGCTGCCTGATGCTGCCGGTGTTCTTCGCCTACTCCGGCCTCAACACCGACCTCACCACGTTGTCGGGCAGTGTTCTGCTGGTGCTGGCGCTGATGCTGGTCGTCGCGTTCGGTTCCAAGACCATCGCCTCGATGGGCGTGGCCCGCGCCTACGGCTGGAGCTGGGGACAGTCGACGGCGTTGAGCGCGCTGATGAATGCGCGCGGACTGATGATCTTGATCTTCATCAACATCGGGCTGAGCCTCGGGGTCATCGAGCAGCGGCTGTTCTCCGTCCTGGTGGTGGTCGCCGTGCTCACCACCGCGATGGCGATGCCCATCTACCGCCGGTACTACACCCCCGAACGCGAGGAGGCCGAGCGCGTCGCCGCCACCCGGACTCGCGTCGCCGCCCCTCCGGGCTCGCCGCCGATCGCACCTGCCGACCACACCGGCGGCGACCGCCCCGAGTCACCCCACACCGACACGGCAGCGACGAATCTTCCGTCGGCACACCGATAG
- a CDS encoding helicase-associated domain-containing protein, with translation MSADDQHIGLAEDLATRSDDELVALFVARPDLAAPPPQGSGVLGQRALSAASITLAGEDLDVLAVAVLEQIIALATPTTGARAVSPVAATAVVKALGRRADRTDVLERIDMLHRRALLWGGPKRLMIGAHTPSALPWKARQLTGPLAGRSVDDIRGLLDSVDESQSELLGTLSRGPALGRTRDAADDADPARPIPRLIALGLLARVDEQTVELPPMVGQLLRGEAPIRADDLRRPTPTAANSRFSSADVEAAAGGEAIELLRHTTAVLRVLGATPAAILRSGALGVRELRRVAKAAELDVRRLGLIVELLSHARLIDAGLPDPPPSGDTGEQYFAPTGSADAWLHQGPDRQWSVLVSAWLDMPRRPWQIGTPDRDGTAQAALSAELFDAYAPAQRRIVLETLALAGPARAWDVAGLCEVLVWSYPRQMRRLTHRVVSETLREAREVGLVAHGCVTAVGRAALAPDRPADEATLVAAMHKALPEPVDHFLTQADLTLMVPGPMTPELAEQVELVAELESGGAASVYRITEASVRRALDTGRSSSELITMLTTHSRTPIPQSLTYLIEDVARRHGRLRVGVASSFVRCEDPATLAAVLRSDVAGRLALRALAPTVAVAHAEVRDVIEALRDAGFAPAGEDSSGTLVDLREVGSRVGASRRSRQAPTRRSAPTEDQLHKVISRLRAGDRAGRAASGGADGRPVRATDGGESATALIQLALRADRRLLVGYVDGNGSASNHVLFPKALNAGQLLAEESGGDGAGPGERRQFWLHRMTSVELLDP, from the coding sequence ATGAGTGCCGACGATCAGCACATCGGTCTGGCCGAGGATCTGGCCACCCGATCCGACGACGAGCTCGTCGCACTGTTCGTGGCCCGGCCGGATCTGGCGGCGCCCCCGCCGCAGGGTTCGGGGGTGCTCGGACAGCGTGCGCTGTCGGCCGCCTCGATCACCCTCGCCGGCGAGGATCTCGACGTCCTGGCGGTGGCGGTGCTCGAACAGATCATCGCGCTGGCCACTCCCACCACCGGCGCCCGCGCCGTGTCGCCGGTCGCCGCGACCGCGGTGGTCAAGGCGCTGGGCAGGCGGGCCGACCGTACAGACGTCCTGGAGCGGATCGACATGCTGCACCGCCGGGCGCTGTTGTGGGGCGGCCCGAAACGATTGATGATCGGCGCGCACACCCCCTCGGCGCTGCCGTGGAAGGCACGTCAGCTGACCGGGCCGCTCGCCGGACGTTCCGTCGACGACATCCGTGGGCTCCTCGACAGCGTCGACGAGAGCCAGTCCGAGCTGCTCGGCACCCTCTCGCGGGGCCCGGCGCTGGGCCGGACCCGCGACGCCGCCGACGACGCCGACCCGGCGCGGCCCATCCCCCGGCTCATCGCGCTCGGCCTACTGGCCCGGGTCGACGAGCAGACCGTCGAACTGCCGCCGATGGTGGGACAGTTGCTGCGCGGTGAGGCACCCATCCGCGCCGACGACCTGCGCCGCCCGACGCCCACTGCCGCCAACTCGCGCTTCTCCTCCGCCGATGTGGAGGCAGCCGCGGGTGGTGAGGCGATCGAACTGCTCCGGCACACCACCGCGGTCCTACGGGTTCTCGGTGCCACCCCGGCGGCGATCCTGCGCTCGGGCGCCCTGGGCGTGCGGGAGCTGCGGCGCGTCGCCAAGGCCGCCGAACTCGACGTGCGGCGGCTCGGGCTGATCGTCGAACTGCTCTCGCACGCCCGGCTGATCGACGCGGGCCTGCCCGATCCGCCGCCGTCAGGCGACACCGGCGAGCAGTATTTCGCGCCCACCGGTTCGGCCGACGCCTGGCTGCATCAGGGACCGGACCGGCAGTGGTCGGTGCTGGTCTCGGCGTGGCTGGACATGCCCCGGCGGCCGTGGCAGATCGGTACTCCCGACCGGGACGGCACTGCGCAGGCGGCATTGTCGGCCGAATTGTTCGACGCGTACGCACCCGCCCAGCGCCGCATCGTCCTGGAGACCCTGGCGCTGGCCGGACCGGCCCGGGCGTGGGACGTGGCGGGGTTGTGCGAGGTGCTGGTGTGGTCGTACCCGCGGCAGATGCGGCGACTGACCCATCGGGTGGTGTCCGAAACACTGCGTGAGGCGCGAGAGGTGGGCCTGGTGGCGCACGGCTGCGTGACCGCGGTCGGCCGCGCCGCGCTGGCCCCCGATCGACCGGCGGACGAGGCGACCCTCGTCGCGGCGATGCACAAGGCGCTGCCCGAGCCCGTCGACCACTTCCTCACCCAGGCCGATCTGACACTGATGGTGCCCGGGCCGATGACCCCGGAACTCGCCGAACAGGTCGAGCTCGTCGCCGAACTGGAATCCGGTGGGGCGGCGTCGGTGTACCGGATCACCGAGGCGAGTGTGCGCCGCGCCCTCGACACCGGCCGCAGCAGCAGTGAACTGATCACCATGCTCACCACCCATTCCCGTACCCCGATCCCGCAGTCGCTGACCTACCTGATCGAGGATGTGGCCCGCCGGCACGGCCGGCTGCGGGTGGGCGTGGCGTCGTCGTTCGTACGGTGCGAGGATCCGGCGACGCTGGCGGCGGTGTTGCGCAGCGATGTCGCCGGCCGGCTCGCGTTGCGTGCGCTGGCCCCGACGGTCGCGGTGGCCCATGCCGAGGTCAGGGACGTCATCGAGGCGCTGCGCGACGCCGGGTTCGCCCCGGCCGGCGAGGATTCGTCGGGCACGCTGGTCGACTTGCGGGAGGTCGGCAGCCGGGTCGGCGCGTCCCGCCGGTCGCGGCAGGCGCCGACGCGCAGGTCCGCACCCACCGAGGACCAATTGCACAAGGTGATCAGCCGGCTGCGGGCCGGCGACCGGGCAGGGCGGGCGGCATCCGGTGGTGCCGACGGCCGGCCCGTGCGCGCCACCGACGGCGGCGAGTCGGCCACCGCGCTCATCCAGCTCGCCCTGCGCGCCGATCGGAGGCTGCTCGTCGGCTATGTCGACGGGAACGGTTCGGCGAGCAACCATGTGCTGTTCCCGAAGGCGCTCAACGCGGGGCAGTTGCTCGCCGAGGAATCCGGTGGCGACGGCGCCGGTCCGGGTGAGCGGAGGCAGTTCTGGTTGCACCGGATGACCAGCGTGGAGTTGCTCGATCCGTAG